GCCCAGCACCTCGACCTGCGCCGCCTGGAGCACCTGGCCGCGCTGCACGAGCAGCATCCGGTCCTCGCCGACGCCATCGCCGCACTCGAGGCAGGCGGGCGGGTGATCGTCGCCCCGCCGATGCGGGTGCGGCCGGTGTCGGGCCCGCCCGGGCCGACGCGGTCGAAGCTCCTGAATCGGTGGCTGGTGGTGGTCGGCTGGCTGCGGCCGGAGGCTGTCGAAGTGCCGGTGTTCGCGCGGAGGTCGGCATGACCCTCCATGCCCCCAAGGCTACCGGCTGGGCCCTGATCCGCTGCTCCTGCGGTTGCGGCACGGCGCATCTGCTCCTGATGGATCGGACCGGCGCCGGCCTGGCGCTGATGCAGGTCACCGCGGAATCGCTGCGCCGGATCGCCGACGCGGTGGAGGAGAGCACGCCGGAGCGGCCTGCGCTGGCGGCGATGCAGCCGGTGGGGAGGGCGTGATGACCACGATCCGCCTCTACCCCGACACGAGCGACGAGGTGCCGCCCGGTCGGGAATGGCTCGCGCGCATCGAGCGCGGCACCACCGCCACCGTTGTGTGGGGGTTGAGCAAGGCCGAGGCGCGGGAGAGGGCCGAGCGGGCGGTAACTGAGGAGGCTCGGCTGGCGAAGGCGCGCGGGGCGCGGGTGTCGGCATGATCTTCAGCGCCCGCACCCAAGCCCTCGCCGAGGCCCAGAACTGGCGCTGCGCCTACTGCAGTTTCGTCATGCTCGCCCCGTGGGCGGGCAACGGCGAGCTCCGGGCCGTGATCGGCCGCGGGCAGTCCGGCACACATCGCCGGAAAGCGCGCATCATGCGAACCATCTCCTGCGACCACGTCGAGCCGCGATCGGCACACGGCACGGACGCGCTCGACAACCTCGTGGCCGCCTGCTGCTGGTGCAACCAGTTCCGCGGTGACCGGCCGGCCGCCGAGGCGTTCAACCGCATCCAGCGCCTGATCCGGCGTGGCACCCACCCGCATCAAGTCTGGGAGAGGACCGGTCGTTTCCCCAGCTACGTCGCGATGCGGCAGGTGGGCCAGCTGCGCCAGGCGCCGCGGGAGGTCGCATGACCCTCCGCACCCAGATCCTCCACGACCCGTATCTCGTCGGCAACGGCGAGTGGTGCCCGTCCTGCTGCCCGGACGGCGCGCCGGCCAAGGTCTTCGTCACCCGCAAGCCGAAGTTTCGGCGGGGCTGCAACCGCTGCCAGGGCCATGGGCGCATCGCCTGGTCCGCCGAGGAAATCGTCGCCCGGACCGTCGCTGAGGCGCGGGCCCATCGCAGGAGGAATCCATGATTCTCGGATGGCTCAAGCGCCGCCGCGAGGAGCGGGCGCGCCGGGAGGCGATCGAAGCCCGGCGCCGCGAGTACGAGCGGCGGGCATACGGGGCGCGGGACGCGACCGCGTCGCTGCCCGGGTATTCCTTCGACACCCTGAGCCCGCTGCACCCGGCATCGCCGCTCTACGGCGGCCACGCGGCGCCCGACACGTCGGTAGGCCACGGCCACGACGGCGGGTCCTGCTCCTCGGGCGGCAGCTCGTCCTCGTCCAGCGATGGCGGGTCGTCGGGAGGTGGCTGTGATTGAGGGGATGAAGAGCTTCCCGGCCCCGACCCGGCTTGATGCGGAGGGTTCGCGCCGTGGGTGACCTCGTGCTCTCCCTCTTCCCCGGCATCGGCCTGCTCGACATGGCGTTCGAAGAGGCTGGCTTTTGCGTCGTGCGCGGCCCGGACCTGCTCTGGGGCGGCGATGTGCGGACCTTCGCGCCGCCGGCGGGCCGGTTCGACGGCGTGATCGGCGGGCCGCCGTGCCAAGCCTTCTCGGCGATGAAGCGCCTTAACCCGCGCGCCGGCGAGAAGCACGGCAACATGATCCCGGAGTTCGAGCGGGTCGTGGCCGCGGCGGGCCCGACCTGGTTTCTGATGGAGAACGTGGAGGGCGCGCCGCTGCCGGACGTCCTGGGCTATCGGGTTCATGCTCAGATGCTGCGCCACCACTGGGTGGGCGGCGAGACGAGCCGCCTCAGGCGCTTCAGCTTCGGCACGCGAGACGGCCGCGCGCTGCGCGTCGAGACGCTGGCGCTTTGTCGGCCCGATCCGCTGCCCGCCGTCCTCGCTGGCGGCAACGGTCGCGCGGTGCCGGTCGCGATCGGTGGCAGTGGCAAGCGCAAGAAGACGCTCACCAGCGGCGCCGTCGTCCGCGGCGGCCCGAACCCGGGCGCTCGTGCGTCGTTCGCCGACATGCTGGCCGGGCAAGACCTGCCCGTCGGCTTCCTGAGCGAAGCGCCGTTCAGCGAGTCCGGCAAGAAGCGGATGATCGGCAACGGCGTCCCGCTCGCCATGGGCCGGGCCGTTGCAGCGGCGGTGC
The sequence above is drawn from the Methylobacterium terrae genome and encodes:
- a CDS encoding HNH endonuclease signature motif containing protein codes for the protein MIFSARTQALAEAQNWRCAYCSFVMLAPWAGNGELRAVIGRGQSGTHRRKARIMRTISCDHVEPRSAHGTDALDNLVAACCWCNQFRGDRPAAEAFNRIQRLIRRGTHPHQVWERTGRFPSYVAMRQVGQLRQAPREVA
- a CDS encoding DNA cytosine methyltransferase, which codes for MGDLVLSLFPGIGLLDMAFEEAGFCVVRGPDLLWGGDVRTFAPPAGRFDGVIGGPPCQAFSAMKRLNPRAGEKHGNMIPEFERVVAAAGPTWFLMENVEGAPLPDVLGYRVHAQMLRHHWVGGETSRLRRFSFGTRDGRALRVETLALCRPDPLPAVLAGGNGRAVPVAIGGSGKRKKTLTSGAVVRGGPNPGARASFADMLAGQDLPVGFLSEAPFSESGKKRMIGNGVPLAMGRAVAAAVRRAIGQSAEVAA